Part of the Paroedura picta isolate Pp20150507F chromosome 3, Ppicta_v3.0, whole genome shotgun sequence genome is shown below.
TTGCAGCTGggcaccccccctcctcccgaaaGAGTCTCTTCCTGAAAAGTCCTCTTGCTGCCTCCGAGAGCCTCCCGGGGGtgaggaggcagcccccccctctctctccgtGCTCTGGGCCGAGGGCTGCGGAGGGGGGGCCGGCTCACTTTTGCTCCTTGGTGGGGGCGTAGTAGAGCTCCAGGGGGCGGCTCAGCTTCCAGTACTTCTCGTTCACCAGCTCCAGAGTCACGGATCCGTTCAGCGtctgtgcagggggaggggaacacGTCAGAGGCACCGGCCAAGGCCCCACAGCCCCCCTtgggcctccctgcccccctgcctACAGTCCGCTCCTGGAAGTTACCCATGGTCGCCCAAAGGAAAACTCCAAGGAATCCAGGCCCAAAGAAGCAGCAGGCACCTGgctcagagcaaagagctctctcAAGCAAGTCAGCCAAGCAGCATGCAGCAAAGGGCAGCCTCAACAACACACGCACAAACCGCAGGAGGGGCAAACAAACCACTTCTCTGGACTCTGCTGCCTGGCCCCCTCCTCCGCTAGCCAGTAAAGGAAGACTCCCAAAAACACAGGGCAGAGAAAGGGATCCAGCCCCTGACCGATGTAGCAGAAAGATCAGGGAAGCAACTGTTCCAGCCTCTATAGCTAGGAGGCACCTGGGCAGGGGCCACACCTGAGGAGCATCGCTGGGAAATTCAGAAAGGCAGgacagcaatggccacaggaagaggcagctttaaaagggcaCGGGAGACTTAGGGAGGATGGACCTCTCAGTCGTGACTATCCCTAGTGGGCAAGGGAAACCGCCACATTCAGATGCagtaaacctctggatcccagagccaggaggcagcatcagggaaaggcctcagcccctttgccctgtttctggccttccagaggaactggctggcccctgggtgagactggaggctggactggagggaccctcccgggtctgacccagcagggctctcctgatgtcctttggaaggcctcggcctccatgccctgtggctggaccttcAGAGGAATTGGCTGACCcctgggagagacaggaggctggactggagggaccctccgtggTCTGGCCCAGCACGGCTCTCATGATGTCTTTAgccaggcctcggcctctctgccctccccttggccctccagaggagctggctggcccctaggtaagacaggaggctggactaggtggaccctacCTACTCTGACCCAGCAGttctcttctgagggtcttctcaggggaaggccttagcctctctgccccattgttgACCCTCcggaagaactggctggcccctgggtgagacggagggctggactggagggactctccctggtccgacccagcagggccctcctgagATTCTGCTGAACACAGAGTGTGGCCCTTGGATTTCTAAGCCAGATACACACCCCTTGAGGTTCTTCTTCCCATGGCCCCAAAATCCAGGCATGGAGCTCCGCTGTCTCCtctcccggccccctcccctctgctcccccTGCTCTTACCGTGAAGGCCCCCCCAGCCGTGGTGATGTAGATAGTGTACTGCTTCTCGCTCACGTCTTCGAGGGCGGGGGCTTCTGGGCCGGGGCCGGGTGCCTCCTCCAGGGCGATGCGCAAGGCCAGATACTTGGAGAGATGATCCACCGTGGCGTTGGCCGTGGTCTTCACGTACCTGCCAGGGCAGAAGGCAGAAGTGGGAGAATGGGGGGCCACCCCTGGAAGCCTTGTCCTCCTGACagcatctccaaacctccaagaagtTTTGGGAGCAGCTGGGCTGGCATTTTGGCTACTGGGGATCACACCCGAGGATGGAGTTGGGCGTCTTCCCCGGCCACTTTTTGGCTTCAGTGGTGTTCCCAGTATTGGGAAGGGAAGCAACGCCACCACTTCAAGCCCCAGGCTCCGTCCGCAcgaggcctcctcctcctcctcctctgggcccccccccccagaaactgcCTTGCATGCTGGAAACCTAAAGCTGGACCCTGGAGaggcctttcctttctttcctcctgctgGCCCAATAAAACGTTTCCTGGCGGTCACTGGAGCGAGTGAGCAGCTTGGGGGGTAGGAGTGGGGAccagggggaaggaggcaggaacaGCCCTGCAGGGGTGTTTGCTGTGAAGCAGTTACACCCTTTGGGCAATGGTTGTGGGTTCCTTGGAAACGCCTGGTTAGACACTGTGGAAAACAGGATGCTCCACCGGACAGACGCCAAAGCCATAGCTTGCCCACATCTCCCAAAAACTCTAGGCCAGCCTCAGGTCACCCCACCCACTGTATCTGGACTGGGGGGTCACCAGAGCCAAAAggtgggaagcatggctgtagAACACCAGAATCCTAGAGGTGGGAGGAACCtctaaggccatctagtccaaccccctgcagaatgcccacccacagggacccgaTTCCATGCCTGggtgatccctccctcccttcaaataCTGCATTTTGCTCAAGCCTCTCTGCCTCAGAGGCTCTGTGTTTTCAGAGGTCATGGACACAGCAGAGGAACAAGGCccttcgcggtctgggacccaaaTACCAAGTCcaccattatttaaaaaatgtttttaggagtctaTTGTAATTGGAGATATGTCCgatgttttaatggggctttaattCCGACAAACTTTAACCCACCGTGAGCCAGTcatgagagtggcgggaaataagtccaaataataaacaaacaaataaataaagactaaccaaatttgcggaaggggaggagatttcgtgacaaaagaaaaagagccgtggggggggggcggcccttTCCCCTTCAACTCTGTGGTCTCCTCACCTGGTCTGGGAATAGgcgcctttctctaccaggactGGGTGGGGCTGGAAGACCAGCTCGATCTCACTGCTGCTCGGCTCGGCCCCGGGCTCTGGGCTGCCCCGGCCCCCCTCGTGGGAGGTCTCCGGCTCAGGGCCCGACTCGTCCGAGGCACGGGAGCGCTTGCGGCTGGGCCCGGCCTCCGGCTGGCTGGGGGCCGAGGCGTTGCTGAGGTGGGAGCGGCTGTCGCAGTTGTCCTCCCCGCCGCTGAACGTTGTGTTGTCCGACTCCGGGGGGTGCTTGCGGACACGCTGgcccctgcagggagggaggcagggggagatgcTAGGCCCACTCCGCCAGCCCCTGAGAGTAGACAGAAGCTCAAGGGGGTGCCTGGAGGGATGCGTGGAAATGCAAAGGCCACCGGAAAAAATAgggagatgcgggggggggggggcacatttaaGCCAAATTTTCTGCTGGAAAAATCCAGGGGagcaatgaagaaaaaaaaactttaataaaagattttcttttttagaaagagtaaaaaaacataaaacaaaaacaccagTCCTTAAAAACATTTCACTCAATCTAACATTTAACACAAGTAttgttgggttgttttttttcagtTCAAGGGATTTATCCTATGATTATTTCTCCACGGAAAGAGTGAAATGAGAGACAGGGTTTACTCAAAAtgtatagaatatatatatattttttaattagaggagttggtttttatactccacttttcactacctgaaggcgtcctaaagcagcttccagtcgccttccctgcctctccccacaacaggcaccctgtgtgggaggtgggactgagagaagctctgagagaactgtgcctggcccaagttcacccagctgactgcatattgaggggaaatgggaaatcaaaccgagctctccagatttgaggctgtaTTTCTTATCCGCAACACCACGCATCTTACGCCATGAACTGCAGCGATAATTCCTAAGAATATTATAGACCCCTACAATGCTTCCAAGATTTTTTCCCCATATAGATTTGGGCAACAATCAACAGAATATAATATGCGTAAAGGAAATGAAATTCCATAAATTTGCCATATAATACATTTTCATATGTTAAGTAAAAAAGTATGCATTTCATGtagttaaattaattttaaaaacccaggtTTCATAAGAAAGTAAATATTACATATATTTCCATCTTTCCCAGAATTTCCATTTGACTTCCTGAtggcatttatatttattttatttattttatttctataccacccttccatatggctcagggcggtttacatacaacatcataggggatacatggaacaagtcaacatacaacataacaacccaacagaggttctaaacaacaacttcagtgttctcaacaataacaacataacgagcttaaccccctagagaggtcaggctgcttcaggccatggagggagggaatgtcagaggtgggggggacggggactTGTGGTCAGTCTCCGGCAAATGCCCGGTGGAGGCTATGTCTaaaaaatttctggaaatgttctGTCCCTTGTTATGCTGTAAGGATGCCACGAAGGGTCAGCAACCCATTCTAGATGAAttccccccaggccaggctggattctggagatttttagggtgtgtgagggggggatccCTGGGGCATGaaataggggtcactgtgggggagACAGGTAggtctgagttcctgcattgtgcaggtggtcgaactagatgactctggaggtcccttccaactctctgattctaggattctccctcagaggcaaggaaAATCCGAAGCAGCTTCTTTGTTTAGATTCAGGCCAGAGACAGAAAAGCCGGGAGGGGCAGGGATCTCATATGAAAGGGTGCCTTTTCtgcttttaaatttcttttttaaaaatcggcTTTGCAAGAAAGGAAGTCCTGCACATTTTCAGTTTTTCAGAACCCCGCTCCCATCTTTCGCCTGGCAACCGCGCAAGACTTTTTCCGGAGGGAAGCCGCATGGGCTCGTGATGTACCCGACGTATATTCGGCTTCCCTGGGTCTCTGGGGGGAGGCCGATGGCCCTGACTACCCCCAGCCCCCATGCTTAAAGGCCCCAGAGGGGAACTTCACTGAGCCAGGGATGGAAGGCCAAACCCTGTCCCTGCCCACTCCTACTCTGGGTTTCTACTGACGCTTCCCTGCCCACTGAGACAGCCTTGCTCAGCCCCACCCTCCACTCCTTCCAGCAGCCCAAAGGGTTCGAGAACTCCAGTGGGGCACCCCGATGCACCAAAGGCGCCTTGAGCCAGAGAGGGCACCTCCAGGAGGCCCTCCGAGTCCCCCGCGGTACCTGGTCATGGCCTGCATCTTGAGGCCCTCCTCCATGCTGCTCCGCAGAGCCTGCTGGTTGTGCAGCCGGTTCAGCTTGGCCAGCACCCGGTCCTGGTGGGCCTCATACTCGTCCCGGCTCGGGTAGATCTTGGAAATGAGGGCATCAAAGTTGGGGTCGGGCCGCAGCGACCTCTTGGAGACCAGCTTCTTCCGGCAGGTGGGGCATTCCTTATTCCTAGGGcaagggggaggtggggggccGCTAGGCATCGCTGGGCAGCAAGCCCCAGCCTCGCGCCCCCCCCAAAAccagccccccccaccctccccacccccgtgtGCCGTACCCGCTGCGGAGTGCCGTGACAATGCAGTCGGCACAGAAGCGATGGAGGCACTCCTTGGTGGTCATGGTGTGCTTCAGCATGTCCAGGCAGATGGGGCACATCAGCTCGCTGTGCAGGCTGCGGGGGGAGACGGCAATCTCCGTCCCGTCCATGATGGCCtcctgaacggggggggggggggggggagaggaggaggaggaggtgggtgcCTGGATCGATGGGCCTCGCCCTGGGCAGGAGACCCATCCCAAACGGGCTGGCCAGCTCAGCAGGGGAGACATGCAGTTGTTgaaccccccaaccctcccccccccaaggctggcCCCTATGGACCGGAGCCAGTGGGGGAAGGGCACATGCCAGGATGCAGTTTCCAAAAGGAAAGTGACAAGGAAAACGGGGAACAGGAAGGCCCACCCACTAGGTCTAGACTGACCTGGTTTGCCCctacactccccccacccctcattgCAAGCAGGCCCATTTCCCCCGCCGGTCCTCACCTGCGGGGTCCGGTGCAGCTCATAGAGACTCAGTTCCCACGTTTTGCTGGCATTCTGAGCAGTGGCCGGAGTCGCCATGGCAGGCGGGGGGCTACGGAGGCAGaaggacagtgtgtgtgtgtgtggggggggggggagattcactcAGGTCTCCCCTGCCCACAAAAGCTTGAATGCTTCACACTAGTCCCCATCCACATGTGTGGATTTCTGATCACCCTGCtgcaaggagggaaagtgcactctgtacatgctcagggGAAACCAGCCGCAGTGGcagtgaagagcggcagcctctaatttggagcacGGGGTTCgagtccccaccaccaccacatgccCCTGGCTGGGTGACCTCCGGCCAGTCCccgttcccttcccaccccacctgcCTTCTGCTGTGGGACGACCTGGCTGGCCCCGGACGGAAGGGACCCTCCGCGGCGGGATCCTGCCCGCTGCCAGCGCCCAcgagacctccccccccctcccgctcgcCCCTTGCAGGCCCATGGGCTCCGGGGAGGACCTCTGCACACCCTCGACGGCGGCCGGAGCCGCGGCTTGGGCGCTCTGCCCATGCTCGGGAGCCCTCCCCCATCGGCCGCCtggtgggaggggatggggagagagCCCCCCCTGCaaggccctgcccctcccccgccccagggcgttcccgccccctcccccctcccggcgcTCGCTCCCTACCGCCTCGGCGGGGGCTCagtctggcggcggcggcggcggcttccccCTCCTGGAGAGGCGGGAGAGGGTGGGAACCTCCGCCGCGCGTCacttcccctccccgccccgccctgaCGTCACCGGCCAGGGGGCTCCCCGCCCAGCGCCCGCCCGTGACGTCACgaagcccccccccgccctctcgGGGCGCCCTCGGGGATGCGCCAGGCGCGGGCAGGCAGCGGCAGGGCAGGCGGCGCAAGGAAGccgggagcagggagggggaagccccCCGGGGACGGGGCCCGCAGGCGCCCCCCAGCCAAGGCGCGGACtcgccagggatgccagccttcaggtggggcctggagatcccctggaagggcagctgccctccaggctggagaGGATCCCTTCCCCGGAGGGAAAGGCTCTGGGGCGTTGCAGCCCCCACCCGGAGAGCAGCCGGcaagcctctagggcaggggtagtcaaactgcggccctccagatgtccatggactacaattcccatgagcccctgccagcatttgctggcaggggctcatgggaattgtagtccatggacatctggagggccgcagtttgactacccctgctctagggtttgaGGCCCTTCGGATCTGGAGAACATCAGGAGGAGCGTTAGAGAAACCTGGTGGGAGAACCTTCACCCCTCGAATTGGGGGCACAACTTGTGCAGAAGGGGACAGGCTGATAAAGAATGGGGAGAAGGGGCTCAGAATGTATAGACCACTGAGGATACGCAGGCGGCTGAGCATGAGAGTCCAGCCGAGAGTCtttggtaaaaataaaaggaggaggaggaaatactAGTGgaattatggtgggggtctgctgtaGGCCACCAGGCCAGGAGGAGCGCTTGGATGGGGCGCTCCTAGATCAGATGGCAGAGTTCTCAGAGAGACCAGTCCATTCTTGACTTCTCTTGCTGaccacttcatttcccagaaagtgggaggggatCCACTATTTTGGACTTGATTCTCagcaatagggaagaactggttgaggaAGTAAAAGTTGTGGGTGGTCTTGGTAGCAGagagtgaccatgtgattttggactttaggATCTTGGGGGAGATAAAAGCTGTACgtagacacacacacaggctggacttcaggagggcAAAGTTTAACAGGTAGAATCCCGTAGTCAGGAAAacataaggagatggaagtccaagaaggttgtgagtttctcaaaagtgaaatactgaaggctcagtccttgagaaggaaaacagggaggaacctaaagaaacaaaataattgagtaataaaaaggactcatttgggaaatggaaggagggccttgtAACCAAGGAGGACTGTAAACAAATCACCAGGGCTTGTAGGGAGCATGTTAGAAGAGCTAAACCTCAGTATGCGCTTAAGCtagcaagaaagaagaaggagaagagttggttcttatatgccgcttttccctacccgaaggaggctcaaagcggcttacagtcaccttcccattcctctccccacaacagataccctgtggggtgggtgaggctgagagagccctgagagaactgctcggtcagaacagttttatcagtgccgtggcgagcccaaggtcacccagctggctgcatgtgggagagtgcagaatcgaacctggcatgccagattagaagtccgcactcctaaccactagaccaaactggctctctaaaaaccAAAAGGCtgaaaacaagaagaaagggtACTTTAGTTCTATTCAATGTAGGAAATAGAATacggacatggtaggaccattgcggggaccAGGAAGAGGCAAGGTAACAGGGGatgaagagaaggctgaactgctcaattcctacttctcttcagtcttctcttgggaggggaatcatgctcaacgtGGGAAAATCCTATCACGTGATCAGGGATGGGAGTTGGGGCtcaggatcactgtgggggtagCCCATAAACACCTCTTTTCTGGAACCAAATCccttgggccagatgaattgcatccaagtgttctaaaagaacttgtaggtgtaatttctgagcctctgtccattatttctgacaaTTTTTGGAgtacaggtgaagtgccagaagattggaggtggacAAATGTCCCTaacttcaagaaggggaaaaatgagGATCTaggtaactaccaacctgtcgacatttatagctggcaaaattgtaGAACAAATTGTCAGtcagatggaccctccctggtctaacctgatgtccttaggaaggccctggcctctctgccctgtggctggccctgcagaggaactggctggcccctgggtgagacgggaggctggactggagggaccctccctggtctgacccagcagggctcttctgagggtcttctcaggggaaggcctcggcctctctgccctgtggctggccctgcagaggaactggctgccccctgggtgagatgggaggctggactggagggaccctccctggtctgacccagcagggctcttctgagggtcttctcaggggaaggcctcggcctctctgccctgtggctggccctatggaggaactggctggcccctgggtgagacgggaggctggactggagggaccctccctggtctgacccagcagggctcttctgagggtcttctcaggggaaggcctcagcctctctgccctgtggctggccctgcagaggaactggctggcccctgggtgagacgggaggctggactggagggaccctccctggcctgacccagcagggctcttctgagggtcttctcaggggaaggcctcggcctctctgccctgtggctggccctgcagaggaactggctggcccctgggtgagacgggaggctggactggagggaccctccctggcctgacccagcagggctcttctgagggtcttctcaggggaaggcctcagcctctctgccctgtggctggccctgcagaggaactggctggcccctgggtgagacgggaggctgggctggagggaccctccctggcctgacccagcagggctcttttgagggtcttctcaggggaaggcctcggcctctctgccctgtggctggccctgcagaggaactggctggcccctgggtgagacttgaggctggactggagggactctccctggtctgatgttcttctcagggaaaggcctcagcctctgtgcccctgTTGGTCTTGGATCGTTGGGCGTAGGGGTTCAGAGAGACGACACTGATCTTCATTGTGACTGCAGCACAATGGATCACgaaccaaaactgaaccagaGAAGCCCTCAAACCACTCAACTTATATACAACAGCCACACAGTGGGTCTTCCCACCAGTCCGTGCTATTGGTCAGATCTGTTTTAAATGGACTGGATCCGGCCGGCTGGACTTAGCCACACGTTGGTCAAGTACAGTGCAGGCTTACGATCCTGCCTGGGACCACAaacttggtcctcagcagaagcACGGACACAACAGTGCGCCTTCCAGGGGGTCCTCTTGGGGTTGAGTTTGGGGCACAGAGGCCATGGCCTCCTGAGGACACAGCACAGCTTGCGCCCGATTGATACTCTGATTCAGTCAGCCAGGTTGGGGAGGGACTGAATGGGGAGAGGCCGCACAACAGCCCTGCTGTGTAATCTATTGCAATTATCCCCGTCTTCTGgcctgcctgggggagggggaatagtgAGGGCTTGCCGACCCTCTGCGGGGCATGACAAGGGCAAAGGGGACCTTTGGCCATGGGTCCACCTGAGTTGTGGCTACGTGTGAGCtttgaggaagaaagaggagagtgGAGGGTGACAGGACAGGTCCCTAAAATGATGCCTGATGCAGAGAAAGTTCCCCcgttctgccagctccctcaaaTCGACAGGCGCTCTGTGCAGGTCAGCATTTAATAGGACAGACAGACTTCCCTTCTCGCTGCCCctgaggaagtgggggggggctccggaaagcccctccctgccaccagtgtggttagtctttcaggtggtgctgcactctggctcttttctgctggggcaggcagactaacacagctcTGTGTCATTCAAAAGTTTGCCAATTTCCATACCTCTCATCATCCAGCACTCATGGCAAAACCAGAAGGAATTCTTCTCCGGGCTAGGCCTGGGGGAGACTGAtctcagggggtggggtggggtggaccgCAGGGCCAGGGACCAGACGGGGAATGCATGGATTGACGGGCCTGGCGGGGCATCTTTGGCTGGCCTTTGCTGCTGAGGAGCTTGAAAAGGCTTGAGACCACCCAGGCTGGGCCGAGCTTGACCAATTGTTCCCTCTGAAAGGGCCTGGGGATTACgggggacggggaaggagccagcaaagagccctgagagactggctgggagctggggggggcaggggggacaacccccccccccccgtttccaccTGCTGCCTCCAAATCCCTTTTCTGCTGCATTCATTGGAGGCAGCTGGGGGAGAGAGCATAACAAAAGGCCAGCATTTCTGGAGGGCTCACAATACGTCCTGGGCTGAGACTTATCAAACCCTTAGTCTCCAGCTGCAGCGGCTACAccttgcacatgctcagagtctTAGCCTGCCTGCCCAGCCTGTCCTGGGGAGGGAGAACAGCTGTTCTGGTGCTTAGAAGGGTCTCCTGGTCGACTGGCGCATTCTGAACAAGGCAGGCAAACCCAGGTGAGCACGCCGTTTTTATTCAGGGCAATGGACAGGTTGTAGTACACATTGCATTTTCCAGACATTCTTTCACTCAgtggcacaacaaccctgcaaagtaggccgttgttctcccccccccccccgccatccctTTTGGCCCTGAAGCTACTGGAAAGGAGCCTTGGCAGAGGAAACCCCCCTCAGAAAATCTCCCTTTAAACCACCCCAAAGTACATTTATGTTGTGTGGGTTCTGCTTGGCTGATCCCCCTGCCTTCCACATAACCCCAAATGACCTCTGCCCAAGAAGCCCAGAGTCATGAACCcattgaaagaaggacccggagaCAAAGAGGTCCTTGGGGCCCTTCTGAAAGGTTGCTCCTGGAAACTCCCCTGGCTTGGGGAAATGGAAGGGGGCGGGCTCAAGAGCGGCCAGTTTAGGACAGCTGCACCTATCGCTGAGTCCCGATGGGTGACCCATAACTCTGAGCTCTGGAGGCAGatcctgactctctctctctctctctctctctctctctctctttgtctctctgtgGCCAAATACGGTCTctcctgggtggggggaggcagggagattTTCCCTCTGGGCCCTGAACCAACCGTGCGtatgtccttccttccattctgtCTGCAAAGGCCTCCTCCAGCCAGAGGGCCCCTGCCAAACTCCCTGGGGCCCCTTGAAtgctgctggggctggggctggggggactTTCCTTGAAGCCACAGAGACCCCCCCCACAGCAGTTACAGGCCAGGCTATTTCTATGCTCAGCCTgatccccaagccccccccccccatagcccctCGCAGAGTGTTGTGAGGTTtccatgaacccccccccccctcagtggcagtcttcaagcaaaggctggatacacacttttcttggatgctttaggatgcttagggctaatcctgcgttgagcagggggttggactagatggcctctatggccccttccagctctaggattctatgattctatgccaaca
Proteins encoded:
- the RING1 gene encoding E3 ubiquitin-protein ligase RING1, yielding MATPATAQNASKTWELSLYELHRTPQEAIMDGTEIAVSPRSLHSELMCPICLDMLKHTMTTKECLHRFCADCIVTALRSGNKECPTCRKKLVSKRSLRPDPNFDALISKIYPSRDEYEAHQDRVLAKLNRLHNQQALRSSMEEGLKMQAMTRGQRVRKHPPESDNTTFSGGEDNCDSRSHLSNASAPSQPEAGPSRKRSRASDESGPEPETSHEGGRGSPEPGAEPSSSEIELVFQPHPVLVEKGAYSQTRYVKTTANATVDHLSKYLALRIALEEAPGPGPEAPALEDVSEKQYTIYITTAGGAFTTLNGSVTLELVNEKYWKLSRPLELYYAPTKEQK